In Promicromonospora sp. Populi, one genomic interval encodes:
- the map gene encoding type I methionyl aminopeptidase produces MIEILNPTELARAKETGALVADILQTLKSRSAVGTNLLDIDGWAESMIIEAGAQSCYVDYAPSFGRGPFGHYICTAVNDAVLHGMPHDYTLADGDLLTLDLAVVLGGVAADAAISFVVGETRPPESVAMIAATERALSAGIAAAGPGARIGDISHAIGSVLGAAGYPINTQFGGHGIGSTMHQDPHVSNTGRPGRGYRLRPGLLLALEPWVMADTDELVTDADGWTLRSVTGCRTAHSEHTIAITDSGAEILTTPTRAWV; encoded by the coding sequence ATGATCGAGATCCTGAACCCCACCGAGCTGGCCCGAGCGAAGGAGACGGGCGCCCTGGTCGCTGACATCCTGCAGACCCTCAAGAGCCGCAGCGCGGTCGGCACGAACCTCCTGGACATCGACGGATGGGCCGAGTCCATGATCATCGAGGCCGGCGCGCAGTCCTGCTACGTCGACTACGCGCCGTCCTTCGGGCGCGGGCCGTTCGGCCACTACATCTGCACAGCCGTCAACGACGCCGTGCTGCACGGGATGCCGCACGACTACACGCTCGCTGACGGCGACCTGCTGACCCTCGACCTCGCCGTCGTGTTGGGCGGAGTGGCGGCGGACGCCGCCATCAGCTTCGTCGTCGGCGAGACAAGACCGCCGGAGAGCGTCGCGATGATCGCCGCCACCGAGCGCGCGCTGAGCGCAGGGATAGCCGCTGCCGGACCTGGGGCGCGCATCGGCGACATCTCCCATGCCATCGGATCGGTCCTCGGCGCGGCGGGGTACCCGATCAACACCCAGTTCGGGGGGCACGGCATCGGATCGACGATGCATCAGGACCCGCACGTCTCGAACACCGGGCGGCCTGGCCGTGGATACCGGCTGCGTCCCGGGCTGCTGCTCGCGCTGGAGCCCTGGGTCATGGCGGACACCGATGAACTCGTCACCGACGCCGACGGGTGGACGCTGCGCAGCGTGACCGGCTGTCGGACGGCGCACAGCGAACACACGATCGCCATCACCGACAGCGGAGCCGAGATCCTCACGACGCCGACCCGGGCGTGGGTGTGA
- a CDS encoding VOC family protein — translation MTDTYPAFDISPVPIPGPDTEAPELFRGIYGMPTYISVPTADLAASADFWTRGLGFFDFYTSPGAVTHLRRWTFQDVLLVPGDRPATAPAITMGFSCVLKQIDQIAAACEELLPGSTTGPREMPWNSVELEVITPENARVIMTAARPYDPDSVSAKHLRDVGIGIDGPTQ, via the coding sequence ATGACCGACACATACCCTGCCTTCGACATCAGCCCCGTCCCGATCCCCGGACCGGACACCGAGGCCCCCGAGCTGTTCCGTGGCATCTACGGCATGCCGACCTACATCAGCGTGCCCACCGCCGACCTGGCCGCGTCCGCAGACTTCTGGACCCGCGGGCTCGGCTTCTTCGACTTCTACACCTCGCCTGGCGCCGTCACGCACCTGCGGCGCTGGACGTTCCAGGACGTCCTGCTGGTCCCGGGTGACCGGCCGGCCACCGCGCCGGCGATCACCATGGGCTTCTCCTGCGTGCTCAAGCAGATCGACCAGATCGCGGCGGCCTGCGAGGAGCTGCTGCCCGGCAGCACGACCGGTCCCCGGGAGATGCCGTGGAACTCGGTGGAGCTGGAGGTGATCACACCGGAGAACGCGCGGGTGATCATGACCGCCGCCCGCCCCTACGACCCCGACAGCGTCTCGGCCAAGCACCTTCGGGACGTCGGGATCGGAATCGATGGCCCCACCCAGTGA
- a CDS encoding MerR family transcriptional regulator, with product MTHPSATDAVPPDGLTVGGAASAVGVTIRTLHHWDEIGLVRASQRSSGGHRLYDASDVARLHRVRVYRELGVALADIGELLDAPADDAEQSLRRQRDQVREQIQRLERSAEALDRLIEARNAGILLSPEEQVAIFGENWQPSWSLQARERWGDSRQWAQAAERAAERSPEDWRRITADVEALHAELAAAVRSGVRPGSPEANALAERHRASIGTYFDCTHSMQVCLGRTYASDPGFRASYEDIEPGLADWLRDIIDANARSHGVDPETATWA from the coding sequence ATGACACACCCGAGTGCTACCGACGCGGTGCCACCGGACGGCCTGACCGTCGGTGGCGCCGCGTCCGCCGTGGGCGTTACCATCCGCACCCTGCACCACTGGGACGAGATCGGCCTGGTGCGGGCATCCCAGCGTTCGTCGGGCGGACACCGCCTCTACGACGCGTCGGACGTCGCCCGGCTCCACCGGGTGCGCGTCTACCGCGAGCTGGGCGTGGCGCTCGCCGACATCGGGGAGCTGCTGGACGCGCCGGCCGACGACGCGGAGCAGTCCCTGCGCCGGCAGCGAGATCAGGTCCGCGAGCAGATCCAGCGCCTGGAGCGGTCGGCGGAAGCACTCGACCGGCTGATCGAGGCCCGCAACGCCGGGATCCTGCTCTCCCCCGAGGAGCAGGTGGCGATCTTCGGCGAGAACTGGCAGCCGTCGTGGTCGCTCCAGGCCCGCGAGCGCTGGGGCGACAGCCGCCAGTGGGCGCAGGCCGCCGAGCGCGCGGCGGAGCGCAGCCCGGAGGACTGGCGCCGGATCACCGCGGACGTCGAGGCGCTGCACGCGGAGCTGGCCGCGGCCGTGCGGTCCGGGGTGCGGCCCGGGTCACCGGAGGCGAACGCGCTGGCGGAGCGGCACCGGGCGTCGATCGGCACCTACTTCGACTGCACGCACTCCATGCAGGTCTGCCTGGGGCGCACGTACGCCTCGGACCCGGGCTTCCGCGCCTCCTACGAGGACATCGAGCCCGGCCTGGCCGACTGGCTCCGCGACATCATCGACGCCAATGCGAGGTCCCACGGCGTCGACCCCGAGACCGCGACCTGGGCCTGA
- a CDS encoding FBP domain-containing protein translates to MNPLTEKQIRASLRNASKREAAQATLPDLDALDWASLDYLGWHDRKAPLSSYVVLELDGEPTGVLLRSADAKTGRARTKGVCAWCEDVVVTDDVSLYVARRGGASGRNGNTIGTLICTEFGCSRNVRRKPTFTEAGNDPDARELIIDRRIRGLRERAARFVAEVDSTR, encoded by the coding sequence ATGAATCCTCTGACCGAGAAGCAGATCCGCGCGTCGCTGCGGAACGCAAGCAAGCGGGAGGCCGCACAGGCCACCCTGCCCGACCTCGACGCCCTCGACTGGGCAAGCCTCGACTACCTGGGATGGCACGATCGCAAGGCGCCGCTGTCCTCGTACGTGGTGCTCGAGCTCGACGGCGAACCGACCGGCGTGCTGCTGCGGTCCGCCGACGCCAAGACGGGTCGCGCCCGCACCAAGGGCGTCTGCGCCTGGTGCGAGGACGTCGTCGTCACCGACGACGTCTCGCTGTACGTCGCCCGCCGGGGCGGCGCTTCAGGACGCAACGGAAACACGATCGGCACGCTGATCTGCACCGAGTTCGGCTGCTCGCGGAACGTGCGGCGCAAGCCGACCTTCACTGAGGCCGGCAACGACCCCGACGCGCGCGAGCTGATCATCGACCGGCGCATCCGGGGTCTGCGCGAGCGGGCCGCACGGTTCGTCGCAGAGGTCGACAGCACGCGCTGA
- a CDS encoding GH25 family lysozyme, whose amino-acid sequence MRFPDGSRSRRSALRTGLWTTAAGVTVVAILGVLVAYGVVWPNRILAAEHDVRGVDVSHYQGEIDWDVLAAQDLDFAWIKATEGAAHTDPRFAESWAAATTTDLLVGAYHFMSFESSGADQAANLVAEVPATPGTLPPVIDLEFYGPYFEDRPTPDEVHTILDPLVAGIEEYYGVAPIIYATGDAYDLYLADRYPDLPIWIRSVAWAPRLPDGRPWTLWQYSNRDRLPGYDGVEPYIDMNVFAGTREELEALTLD is encoded by the coding sequence ATGCGCTTCCCGGACGGCTCTCGATCACGCAGGTCAGCGCTACGCACAGGCCTGTGGACGACGGCGGCCGGGGTCACCGTCGTCGCGATCCTCGGCGTGCTGGTGGCGTACGGGGTCGTCTGGCCCAACCGGATCCTTGCCGCCGAGCACGACGTGCGGGGCGTCGATGTGTCGCACTACCAGGGCGAGATCGACTGGGACGTGCTCGCGGCGCAGGACCTCGACTTCGCGTGGATCAAGGCCACCGAGGGCGCGGCCCACACCGACCCGCGCTTTGCCGAGAGCTGGGCAGCCGCCACGACGACCGACCTGCTCGTTGGGGCCTACCACTTCATGAGCTTCGAGAGCTCCGGCGCCGATCAGGCGGCAAATCTCGTGGCCGAGGTGCCGGCGACCCCCGGCACCCTCCCACCGGTCATCGACCTCGAGTTCTACGGCCCGTACTTCGAGGACCGCCCGACGCCGGACGAGGTGCACACGATCCTCGACCCGCTCGTCGCAGGTATCGAGGAGTACTACGGGGTGGCCCCGATCATCTACGCGACTGGGGACGCGTACGACCTGTATCTCGCCGACCGCTACCCCGACCTGCCCATCTGGATCCGGTCGGTCGCCTGGGCGCCCCGGCTGCCGGACGGCCGCCCCTGGACGCTCTGGCAGTACTCGAACCGCGACCGGCTACCCGGTTACGACGGCGTGGAGCCCTACATCGACATGAACGTTTTCGCGGGCACGCGCGAGGAGCTCGAAGCCCTCACGCTCGACTGA
- a CDS encoding helix-turn-helix transcriptional regulator yields MVRLPLTPAEVERGQRLGALLRRARGERSMLEVALDARVSPETLRKIETGRVATPAFPTIAAIADVLGLSLDTVWAEISRSERGAEPAGSGRDARQRLAS; encoded by the coding sequence ATGGTCAGGTTGCCGCTCACACCAGCCGAGGTCGAGCGCGGACAGCGCCTCGGCGCCCTCCTGCGTCGCGCCAGGGGAGAACGCTCGATGCTCGAGGTCGCGCTCGACGCACGGGTCTCGCCGGAGACCCTCCGGAAGATCGAGACGGGACGCGTAGCAACCCCCGCCTTCCCGACCATCGCTGCGATCGCCGACGTCCTCGGGCTCTCCCTCGACACGGTGTGGGCCGAGATCAGCCGAAGCGAACGCGGTGCGGAACCCGCCGGTTCCGGCCGCGACGCGCGTCAGCGGCTGGCCTCGTAA